The sequence ttgtttgtttttttgtttttgttttttttgttttttttttgtttttgtttttttgtttttttttttgttttttgtttttttgtttttttttttattttttttttttgttttttgtttttttgtttttttttgtttttgttttttgttttttttttgttttttgttttttattttttttttattttatttttttatttttttttttctggttaaTGTTGTTTAGGTGTTTGATTTATTGTCTCTGAGACTTGGGCCAAAAATCTTGCCGGCGAATACACCGGATCTTCAAAGATCTTCAAATTCACAATCTCCCATAGCCGTTTCGATACCAAAATCTGCCTATAAATACGAAGATCTTATTCGctctttatttttccttttcaatttgcttcttcttcttcttgaattGGGAGACTTCTTTGTCAGAATGGTTGTTTTGTTGCAtacccattttttgttttttgattcaTGTTTCTGCTATCTTTTAGTCGTGAAACTTTGTGGGTTTTACATTATGTGGTGCAAGGAGAAGGGTTTCCCATTGTTCTTATTCATGGATTTGGTGCTTCTGCATTTCAGAtctaagtgtgtgtgtgtgtgtgtgtgtgtttttttttttattattattattttttatttatttataaatttctgggtttgtgtttttaggTCTAGGATTGTGTttttgttcaagacacacttagatctcaatctatatgatttttaatttttaattttgttaaaattaataaattaatttttttttaatttagatgctgacgtgatatttttttaatgccaaataacatttattattattattttaatgggcaCGTCAGCTTTTTGTGTGCCAACAGTGCACTCCGTTTGTCACCTGTGCAATTTCCGTTTTTGATGTAACGGCAATGACAAAAACAAGACGCGTTTTCCAAGATAGGAACTAAAAAcggtggaaaaaaaagttagggatcAAAATAGAATCGAgtgaaaatgtagggatgaaaatatagttttcgccatttaataatttttggaaaatgattttttgttttttgttttttgtgtgttgcACGCAACACAacatagttgaatttaattaggaGGTCTGACATAACATTTGAGAAACTCcatctaaattttgtccaataacataaaattacaaaaattagcTTACCATATGCATGGTATTTTTTCTACGTTAACAAGAGAAAATGAATGGAAATGTTGGAAGAGAGGATGAGGTATTACACATCATTTTATCCATTTAATAATGGGACGATGAGGAGGCAAGGAAGATGGAAGAAGGTGCAGCCTCTGTGATGGACACCTTGTCCAAGGTCACACAGTCCCAACTAAGCTAAATTCACCATATTTTCAATATCTTAATGCCTCCACTTAATTAGtcagagcattagcattggagaatACTAATGCCATATCTAAGGGAAATTTGACATTTGTAGCCTTAAAATCATTTGCATAAGAAAATTGTAAAGGtaagtattgcaaattttttgcaatacttgctacagtgcaattctatctttagaattgcactgtagcagtattgtaaaaaaaataattaatattttatctctgactctctctcctctatctctcatctctctcattttgtctgttctcttctctctcttccgtCTCTGCTTCTCCATCTGCTCTCTTGTCTCTGCTCTCCATCTGCTCtttcatctctctcattttttttgaatgggtttgctccccggtgatgatttttttttaatgggtttgctccggtgatgatgttttttgaatgggtttgttccggtgatgattttttttgaatgggtttgctccggtggctccggtgatgatttttttttgaatgggtttgctccggtgatgttttttttttgaatgggtttgctccggtggtgatttttttgatcggtggcttgggtttcaaaTCAGTGGCGTGGGTTTCAgatcggtggcttgggtttgCTGATCAGTGGCTTGGGTGGTGGGCGTGGTGGCCGTTGTTGGCTCCAACTGGTTTgatgttttgtgtgtgtgtgactctgttgatggtttgtgtttCTGTCTGTGTCTTTGTTgctggtttgtgtttgtgtttgtgtgtgtgggtgtggtgatgggtttggatagGTTGATCGGTGTATcattggtgtgtgtgtgtgttgtgtgttgaaccggtgaggttgagagagagaggaataaagATGGCTGTTGGAAAGCCTAGGAAATGAGACTGAAAAACggttggaaagaaataataaagaaatgttaaaaaataatattttaataaaaatagagttttaggaTGTGGAGTTattataaaatggtatggtatattgataaaatggtattttacaatagtaaaataaagtagcattgaaatttttcaatgctaatgctctcaCAAGCTTGCGTTACTAAGCTCGATACCTTATTCTTACCTTTGTTAactcaagcaaaaaaaaaaaaaaaaaaaaaactaatagtaCTGTGAGGGCCTTCTAATCAACGTCATTATCAACtatttgctttatttattttcccaTCTAATATGATGTATAACTTTTTTGACATCAGCTTCAATAATTACTTTTGAAAAATTCTCTTTAACGACCAAAGCTGCATGTGATGTATACATTTTGAGTCTCGAAGAGAATTTaagttttgtaaatattttattgtcaaagaaataaaaagaattattgACTTTGATTTTGGTATTGATGAACATTTTTAGCATAGGCAAACTTCTTCTGCAACCAGCCAATCACAGAAACCTCTTATACATCAACCATTGCTAACTTAATTTCACCATTATTTCACGCATAACTGCATCCACCTTCGCTGCATCATTACTAACTTTTTACTATGCCTTAACATTGGTTCTAGTTAAATTGATAATGGAAATTAAAGTATAGAACTCCAGAATCAAGTAAATAGTATGCAAATTTAAAGTTACAAGTTTGAATCCTTCCAAATTCAAACAGAACCTCTCCAACACCATAAGAAGATCACCCACAAGAAAATGTAATTCCTAATTATTGACGGTTGAAAAACAAACTACCCACTAGCCCTTCAAATTAATACCTCCAAAAACTCTAcggctctctctttctctctctgtgaaaagtgaaaatggTATCCTCAACCGTTCTACCAAAACCCAGGAACCAAACAAAGTCCCTCTGGTGCACCTTATTCATCAACAACAATAACTCGCATGATCCATAGACGGCTTTGAAAACGTGAACATACAAAAGAACCACTTATAGTAATTAACGAAtcaggaaaaaaattcaaaatagaaaGGTGAGCAGTACTGTGCCCCATAGATCATTCATTTCATGTAATAAATGCCACAAATCTTGCATATTATAATAAGAAAGACAGGCATAGAAGAATACCGAGTATTAACTACCAACCATATCCAACCACAAAAACTTTATTTATACCtacacttcaaaaaaaaaaaaaaaaaaaaaaactttatttatacctacacacacatatatatgggGGGCCTCAAAAACACAAATTGCCCAGATGTACAATTAATCCAAGCTGCTATGGGTTGTGTGGGTATACACGTACAGTCTTACTCTTAGTCTTCTTGAAGGAGCTACCATTGGCCTCATTGCGAGGACGGACAACATGGGCAATGAATTGGACAAAGTCATCGAACATCATTCGCTTCACAGACCTCCTCTTTCCTGGGATGACACTTgcatgttttgttttgttgaagcTGAAGCTGAAGCTGAATTGAACCGAGGCAAGTTCTTCACTTGTTGGGCTCAGCTTCATCACCACCGACTCACCTGGGTTTTGTTTCCTCATCAATATTGTCTCTCCCCTCTCGTTAGTTTGTTCTCTCTACTAGCTAGGGCCCTTTCAAGTTTTGGCATATAAATAGAAGGGAATCAGCGGGGTCCACACTGCGCAAATACTAAAGGAAAGAGGGAGGAAAGGGTGTTAAGTTTCCTTATAGTTGGAATTCAACGTGTGTCTCACGCGACACAAAGTGAGACttcattaattttctttcattgtaCATATATAAGCAACTAGTCTACTGCAACACCATGAGAGGGTctactttgtaattttttattccatcGACCattgagagagaagaaaaagatcaTGGAATATGAGGGTACGTATAGTGTGTTACCATTTTGGTTTTCACACTCGAATTGAAGGGAAGGAAGGGTAGAAGAAGGTGCAGGCATGGCGTGAGGACTAGAGGGTGTTCGGAATGTGCGTTTTCATAActcattttccaaattttgtggGTCCCAACCAAAGTTGTTTTGTTTGGATTAGTTTTCTAACTCAATTtttataactcaaaaaaaaaagaaaaaaagaaaaaaaaaaaaagaggggttTAGAGTGATGagaattgaaaacaaatttttggaGTTTTCAAATCCTAGAAACTGAGATATCAgacatttttataaatatttagtGAAGTGTGGTATCTACGGTCAGACCACACTCCACCAcactttttctccttttcttgttcactttttttcttccaaCGTACGGAAGTCTAtgctttcttctttccttttttctctttcctttctttctttttttttcttcttcacactGGGTTTTGCTCTAGTTTCTTCCTAGAAAGCATCGACACGGTTCTAAGGTCGTCGTACCGAAGTCTGACGCGGCCTGATGCAGCGTCCGGCGTCTGACGCGCcgactctccccctttttttttttttttttattcacgcCAATTTGCCGACTCAGCCAGATTCGCGCCAATTCGGGCCAAAACGGGCTGATTCCAGCAGAAATGGGAACCGATACAGCCATCGAAATATGCCGATACGGTCGATTCTGGTTGATACAGCCACTGAAACAGGCCGATGTGGCTGATTCCGGCCGAAACAACCGCCGAAATGAGTAGTAACTGCCATTCTTCTGCTTCATGTGGCCttgtgagaggaaaaaaaaaaaaaaaaagagaaggaagaagaagatgagaagaCTCAAAAAAATGGATGGAAGAAGAATAAAGGTATGtaacaaaagaatataaattaagtAGGTGGAAAAGTCAATTATTTAATGTGGGTGGGCTTGGGAATTGGAAAATGAGTAAAGGAACCTTCTTGAAATGTGgttttttgtttacaattacaaaaaatattgattttattaaaaacaaatcataaataattgttttttaataataaattctactatttatttgaattttttatataaaaatattaaactcactatataaaaatatttttaataattttttaattgccgCACCCTGTTGCACCCGCaccttactttttcaaaaattaccgaGTCTCACACCCGCACCCGAATCCGGAAATGCACCTGTGTTTCATAggtttcttccatttttttctttttttcttttctttctttctttcttcttcactctgGTTTCTTCTCttagcttcttctttctttctttctttctttcttttttcttcatgtggTGATGGTAGAGATAGCTGAGTTTAAGGATTTTATGGGGTAATTtgttgtggtgttttttttttttttttttttttcctcagcttcttcttctttattctttctcattttttttttttttttttaatatataagaaTTTGTTGTGGTGTTGAAGGTTTTGGTGGTGTGAATGGATCTTgaatgggtttgattttttatgatttgtatggtggtgggtttgtgggttgtcGGTGGTGGTGGAAACTGAGATATGGAAACTGAGTTTAAGTGATAAGAAATGAAATATGAGAACTGAGTATTGAGTTAGGAGCAAACCAAACAGGCCagtgtttcaattttcaaaatgaaatgaGGTCCACAAATGCTTGCCCTCTCCAACATTGGAAGAAAACTGAGAGGGCAGTTGATAGCAGATGGTTTCATTGAATTGTACATGCAAATTGCGTAGTTATTCTAAATCAAAGTTTACTtctaaaatatattcaattaaatatttaatttggtTCTCAACCTTTTTGACTTTATCTCATATTTTAAAATGGTATTGATCaagtttttcaaatattttaatttagttattaaccatttaaatatgaattttttttagtggaaaaaaaaaaaaaaaaacgttaagGATCTTTTTGGCATCTACATTAATTGAGATTAAAGAAAAAGACTTTAGTGTCATCATCAACTGCCACTTGAGCTTGGCATCAATATTTGTGcttgattttaatatttttatttgttacatCAAACTTTTCAAGGGACCTTTGTTacctttcatttaaaaaaattaaagattaaattgAGACATTTGAAgagttaatattattttaaaacataatataaggtaatatataattaaaaaggCAAAAGTTTACCTTATGGCCCTTTTTTGTGGATATGGGAGCttattacccttttttttttttctttttttcttttttttcttctctgggaagaaaaaaaatggcataaatGTGACATTGGAATAATAGTTGGGTTAAAATTGTTGGTTTTACTACTTAGAAACTGTGCAAAATTTCTCATAAACCTTCAACTTCGAGACCATCAAAACTAAGATTTGGTGCTGGTAGTGACAGTGTCAGTGGGTCATTGCGCAGGCAGGTGCTCATTATATAAAAACTAACCACAAATAGCTTGAGTTTTGTCCACTTCAGTGATAGAAAATGATTGTCCCTACTCTTAACGAGTGCCCTGAGAACATCTTAAAACAGagatgttcttcttcttcttcttcttcttgtataATGTGGGACTGTTATTACTAGAAACAGCATATTATATTTTGACTATTCTAACAATTTTGGACCTAGTAGGTGATTGCtataaaatgaaagagataattTGGAAATCCTAAACTAATTAGATGCCATTTTATTTTGAGTGATCAAATACTAAACTTAATTGTTAGGAAACCATTACCTTTAGTGTCAATCTCAATACTTTTTTTGACAAGTGCAATTGTTTTTATAggttcattattttctttataatgcaatttatttatttatatatatattttatgaaaaaaaaaagggtctaaCGTGTGTGATCATTGACCCAGCCCACTTGAACACGCAAAACTCATGGTGTGGGGCACCTCTGAGTGTGTTAGGACTATCTATGTTGTGGCACAACATTTTTGCGAAACTCAAGACTCAAACCAGTGAACTCGCATTGTGATCCAATCCGAAACTCTTACCAAAGTACCACGCCCAGGGGCATAATGCAATTTATCTTTAGTGAAAAACTATCTCTATGGCTAAATTGTTGGGTTGTCTTTTAGTAGACTAACAAAagacccactttttttttttttttttttttgatgggaaataagagaatttcattcatttgaaaatgaattacaaaagaGAGACAAAGCATGAGCATTACAAACAGAGATCCTCAATAAGAAGATGCTCAAGAAAACTTGGAAAAGACATTTTCCAAACCTGTGAAACACCAGAATTCCCAGCTACCTTTGCAAGCTCATGGGCAACTCTGTTGCCTTCCCTTTTCAAATGTTTAAAATAACACCAGGAAAACAAAGCAGCCACTTCTCTAATGTTTCTGATTATGTGCCCAAGCTCACCACCATGGATTCCACCGTTAATTGCTAGAATAATGGATAAGGCGTCGGACTCAAAAATAGCGTGGGAGACTTCCATTTCCGTTGCGAGAAGCACACCATCTTGCATGGCCAGAGCTTCTGAGATCTCAACCGAGTATGACGTGGGCAGAACCTTGTTTGAAGCTGCTAGAACTTCACCCATGTTATCGCGAATGACTACACCAATGCACGATTTCCTCCCATCTTCAAAAGCTGCTGCATCAGTGTTAATTTTAATGAAGCCCATAGGTGGAGCTTTCCACTTGGACTGAGGAATGGACTGAGATAACCTCGGACATGAGCAAGCTGCCTTGTATTCGGCCAAGACTCCACCTGCCATTTCCCAAGCATGAATTGGAGGGGAACCTGAGTCCTCATGGATTGCTTGATTGCGATTCCACCAAATGGACCAGGTAATGGCAAAGAAGAGCTCTAAATCATTTGGGGAGCCTTTTGCAATAAAATCTAAGGCAATATCCACGCAGTCACAATAAGAAGTAGAGAGGTCCACAGGACAATTGTACCAAAATGCCCAAGTCATTTTTGCATGATCGCAATGAAGAAGTGCATGGGCTGTGGTCTCAATGGCTTTGTCACATAGTGGGCAAAAGCTAGAGCAATGAACACCTCTGTGGTTTAGATTTTGCATAGTTGGAAGACCGTTGACACAAGTCCTCCAAGCAAAAATTTTGATCTTCAGAGGGACTTTTTGCTGCCATATCCGCTTCCACAAAAGGGTCCTTGAGCTGCTTGAGGTGCTTTCACCTTCCTCAATTGAATCCACAATACCTGAAGCTATATGATATGCACTTTTAACTGTAAACTCACCCCTCTTGTTGCCTATTCAAATAAGACAATCTTCAGGCAAATTATAATTTAGTGGGATTTTAAGGATGGTGCTAGCTTCATGGGGCAGAAAAGTGGCATTAATTACATCAATTTTCCACCATCTAGTGTCAATGTCTATGAGGGAAGACACCCAGGGAAAGTCTCCATAGTCAGCTTGGGGGGAAATCACCTTGTGGGTTGATGGTTTTGGCAACCATCTATCATCCCAAATATGGATTCGCAGGCCATTGCCTACCTTCCACCTTGTGCCCCTTTTAATAACCTCAAGACTATTGTGGATGCTTCGCCAAGCATATGAGGGGTTACTCCCTTTTTTGGAATTGAGTACATCATCAAAAGGAAAGTATTTTGCTTTGAAAATTTGAGCCACTAGGGAGTCAGGGTTTGTGAGAATTCTCCAACCTTGCTTAGCTAGCATGGCAAGGTTAAAGGCTTGTATGTTTCTGAAGCCCATACCTCCATGGAATTTAGATCGACACATCTTCCTCCAACTAACTCACGCAATCTTGTTCTCTTTGTCCTTACAAAAGACCCACTTAGTAATTAATGAAtcgggaaaaaaaatccaaaataaaaaggtGAGCAGTACTGTGCCCCATAGAACATTCAAATCACGTAATAATAAATGCCACAAATCTTGTATACTCTATCATTAGAATGACATAGAAAAGTACTAATCGTACTAACTATTATAACCATATCCAAACAGGCCCATAAATTCTAGAAGCTCTTCAGCGGGGTCCACACTTTTTTAATTCGTGCAAAGATATGTAAAAAGAGGAGTAAAGAGGGTGGAGGTTGCCAAAGTTAtaacactgtttttttttttttttttttgctgaataaataCTTTATTTCTAGCAAAACAAAGAGAGACAATCCAGATTGGGCATGTGACCATCTCGATCCATAGCTTGACTAATCAAAGGCGACAGATTAGAGATGGGTACTGGCCCATTCCAATTCAAAAGGGCAGCCCTAGTCTTAGTCTACTAGTCTTAGTCTGCTACACTATGAGAGGTtctactttatattttttatttatcgaccattgagagagaagaaaaggatCATGGGAATAAGGCGGCAGTGTTACCATTAGTTTCAAACTAGGGAAGGAAGGGTGGAAGAAGGTGCCACCGCCACACGTGGCGTGAAGACTACTTAGACTAGTGTTTCAAATGAAATGAGACGACAGATGAGGCCAACAAATGCTTTCCATGTCCAATATTAATTGGAGGAAAACTGAGAGAGCAGGTGATTATTGTATATCCTTTTATAAGGGGAAGGTTAGAGTTATGTGGTAgctaaaaataaagagatataTTTAAGGatcatgtgcattgcacatgattAGGTGGATCTAAGACacttgtccttttctttttattgttacATACTCTTATATGCAGCAACAACTTTCCCTTTTTGTAATAGATAGATAAActtaaattgcaatttttatCCCCTAATCTCTTTCATTTTAAGTTTCATTatcttatattatattgtactatttattactttttcttcttttatctccCACATTTTGTTCTAAATAGCATACTAGAGAGGATTTTAGAAGCAAAATGTGATCCTTCCCTATTGGAACCATGAGATTCCCCTTACATTATCTTTGTCAATTGAAGCCTCTCCCTTTCCTTTTCCTCTCCCTTTTTGGACGCTTCTATCTGAGTCATATCTCTATCCTCTCAAATCCattcttcttttaattataaaattgaaggattgctataattttttttaaataaaaataaaaatatttatgcatgagtacccttagATAAAACACAAAGGTAGAAGCAGTGATGGAGCCAAGATTTGAGTTGAGGggggaaaattttatatatgataCACACACTTACACACATTAtgtgaatatataatatttgagaccaatttgaaaaattaaaagctattcatttaaatattcgGTGATATTTAATGTaactatacaaaaaaaaaaaaaaaaaaactctacaaaaAAATGACTATTCATAATATTGTATTTATCTATTGAgatatttttcacatgaatgatctatttttaattttttttatagccaAAACTCAAGTTATGAATGAAACTATTAGTAGTTAGATAAATACTTAGTGTAATATATGtgaatttctattattttggttaatgtggaccaataaaatattcaaattataatatGTAGGGACAAACTAAAAAATTCAATGCAAGGCATGCTAGTTGAGGACTTAAGGTACCTCAATAATTCATTTAGAAGTTGTGCTCTATTTCAAGACCAAAGAAACAGAGTGGCATTTAATaaacctaaaaacaaaaagtaggTAGGAGTATTTAATAAGTATTAGCTATAATaactaagagcattctcat is a genomic window of Quercus lobata isolate SW786 chromosome 2, ValleyOak3.0 Primary Assembly, whole genome shotgun sequence containing:
- the LOC115967981 gene encoding uncharacterized protein LOC115967981, producing MVAKTINPQGNKRGEFTVKSAYHIASGIVDSIEEGESTSSSSRTLLWKRIWQQKVPLKIKIFAWRTCVNGLPTMQNLNHRGVHCSSFCPLCDKAIETTAHALLHCDHAKMTWAFWYNCPVDLSTSYCDCVDIALDFIAKGSPNDLELFFAITWSIWWNRNQAIHEDSGSPPIHAWEMAGGVLAEYKAACSCPRLSQSIPQSKWKAPPMGFIKINTDAAAFEDGRKSCIGVVIRDNMGEVLAASNKVLPTSYSVEISEALAMQDGVLLATEMEVSHAIFESDALSIILAINGGIHGGELGHIIRNIREVAALFSWCYFKHLKREGNRVAHELAKVAGNSGVSQVWKMSFPSFLEHLLIEDLCL